In the Malaya genurostris strain Urasoe2022 chromosome 1, Malgen_1.1, whole genome shotgun sequence genome, one interval contains:
- the LOC131435920 gene encoding probable cytochrome P450 6a13: MDLIYSIPTIFLILSLAVYYFLRRQQELWLRLGLPVAVRPHLLFGNLRGIGQTEHSCYLMQRLYWEFKRQGLKLGGFMSFIQPAILIVDPELVKCILVKDFNNFHDRGIFSDTVGDPLSGGLFNLEGFQWKTMRQKLTPAFSSGKMKYMFGGVINVAQDLKKFMAENYHRDDLEIKDVLQRFTMDVIGRVAFGIEFSATKKSDSEFKRMATKALDFDVTQLLILFLGGRYKTLLKNLGVKLLPKDVTKFFMELARNTVALRENSGLKRNDFMDLLLEIRDQGKVTREEMTIREIAAQCFVFLTAGIETSSATMNFCMYELVKNLDIQEKLRLEFEDSIARSNGELTYEALMSMELLDRVVSETLRKYPPLDNLIRVSSTAYTIPDTKLTVPAGTAFQIPVYAMHHDPEYFPDPDRFDPERFRSEIVRTRPSYCYLPFGAGPRNCIGLRFGLMQTKIGLVTLLRDFRFSENARTHSKLAFDPTKFLLAPQSGMYFKIEPVRT, from the exons ATGGATCTTATCTATTCGATCCCAACGATATTCTTGATCCTATCCCTGGCTGTCTACTATTTCCTACGCCGTCAACAGGAACTATGGCTCCGGTTAGGCCTTCCAGTGGCTGTCCGACCGCATCTGCTGTTCGGAAATTTGCGTGGAATTGGCCAAACGGAACACAGCTGCTATCTCATGCAACGGTTGTACTGGGAGTTCAAACGACAAGGTCTGAAACTGGGAGGTTTCATGAGTTTCATTCAACCGGCGATTTTGATCGTTGATCCGGAGTTGGTGAAGTGCATCTTGGTGAAGGATTTCAACAACTTCCACGATCGGGGGATTTTCTCGGATACGGTCGGTGATCCACTGAGTGGTGGACTGTTCAACTTGGAAGGTTTCCAGTGGAAAACGATGAGACAGAAGCTTACACCGGCCTTCTCATCGGGCAAGATGAAGTATATGTTCGGTGGAGTGATAAATGTGGCACAGGATCTGAAGAAATTTATGGCGGAAAATTACCACAGGGATGATTTGGAGATAAAGGATGTACTGCAGCGGTTCACGATGGATGTGATAGGCCGTGTGGCTTTCGGAATTGAATTTAGTGCGACAAAAAAATCCGATTCCGAGTTCAAGAGAATGGCCACCAAAGCTCTCGATTTTGATGTCACTCAGTTATTGATACTATTCCTTGGAGGACGCTACAAAACATTGCTGAAGAACCTAGGTGTTAAACTGTTACCCAAGGATGTGACGAAATTCTTTATGGAACTTGCCCGTAATACCGTGGCTTTGAGGGAAAATAGTGGATTaaagagaaacgattttatggaTCTGTTGTTGGAGATTAGAGACCAAGGAAAAGTCACGCGTGAAGAAATGACGATTCGTGAAATTGCCGCGCAATGTTTTGTATTCCTCACGGCTGGAATCGAGACATCATCGGCGACGATGAATTTTTGTATGTACGAGTTGGTCAAAAATCTCGACATACAAGAAAAGTTGAGATTGGAATTTGAGGACTCGATTGCTAGGAGCAACGGTGAATTAACTTATGAAGCTTTAATGTCAATGGAACTGCTGGATCGAGTCGTTAGCG AAACTCTGCGAAAATATCCTCCATTGGATAATTTGATTCGTGTCTCCAGCACGGCTTATACCATTCCGGACACGAAGTTAACAGTACCGGCAGGTACGGCTTTCCAGATACCAGTCTATGCAATGCACCATGATCCGGAGTATTTTCCGGACCCGGATCGTTTCGATCCGGAACGATTCAGGTCAGAAATTGTCCGGACGCGTCCCTCATACTGCTATCTACCGTTCGGAGCTGGTCCTCGTAACTGCATTGGATTACGCTTCGGGCTGATGCAAACCAAAATAGGCTTGGTGACGCTGCTGCGGGACTTTCGATTCTCAGAAAACGCTAGGACTCACTCCAAGTTGGCGTTTGACCCGACAAAGTTTCTGCTGGCACCTCAATCGGGAATGTATTTTAAGATCGAACCCGTACGAACGTGA